Proteins from one Catenulispora sp. GP43 genomic window:
- a CDS encoding glycosyltransferase family 4 protein — MRIGVVCPYAWDIPGGVQNHVRDLAVHLIRLGHEVSVLAPADDEAALPDYVTHAGRAVPVPYNGSVARVNFGFLSAARVRRWLHDGAFDVLHVHEPSSPSLSMLACWAGSGPIVATFHTANPRSRAMTVAYPILQPTLEKISARIAVSEYARRTLVEHLGGDAVVIPNGVDVGFYERAEPKAEWQTQPGQGGTLAFIGRLEERKGLPTLLAAFPEIAAARPGVRLLVLGGGDIEEAEALLPEDVRGQVEFLGRLSDVDKARLLSSVDVYVAPNLGGESFGIILVEAMSAGAPVLASDLDAFGLVLEGGAVGRMFPTGDAQALAKDAIELLEDAAERERLSAAASLAVRRYDWSVVATDLLAVYEMVTTAPAGRSAVVDVLRVDEALEP, encoded by the coding sequence GTGAGGATCGGCGTGGTCTGCCCCTACGCGTGGGACATCCCCGGCGGCGTGCAGAACCACGTCCGGGACCTGGCCGTGCACCTGATCCGGCTGGGCCACGAGGTCTCGGTGCTGGCCCCGGCCGACGACGAGGCCGCGCTGCCGGACTACGTCACGCACGCCGGCCGCGCGGTGCCGGTGCCGTACAACGGCTCGGTGGCGCGCGTGAACTTCGGCTTCCTGTCCGCCGCCCGGGTCCGGCGCTGGCTGCACGACGGCGCCTTCGACGTGCTGCACGTCCACGAGCCGTCCTCGCCGAGCCTGTCGATGCTGGCCTGCTGGGCCGGCTCCGGGCCGATCGTCGCCACCTTCCACACCGCCAACCCGCGCTCGCGCGCGATGACGGTCGCCTACCCGATCCTGCAGCCCACGCTGGAGAAGATCAGCGCCCGCATCGCGGTGTCCGAATACGCGCGGCGCACGCTGGTCGAGCACCTGGGCGGCGACGCGGTGGTGATCCCCAACGGCGTGGACGTCGGCTTCTACGAGCGCGCCGAGCCCAAGGCCGAATGGCAGACGCAGCCCGGCCAGGGCGGCACGCTGGCCTTCATCGGCCGCCTGGAGGAGCGCAAGGGCCTGCCCACGCTCCTGGCGGCGTTCCCGGAGATCGCGGCCGCGCGGCCCGGCGTCCGGCTGCTCGTGCTCGGCGGCGGCGACATCGAGGAGGCCGAGGCGCTGCTGCCGGAGGACGTGCGCGGCCAGGTGGAGTTCCTGGGCCGGCTGTCCGACGTGGACAAGGCGCGCCTGCTGTCCAGCGTGGACGTGTACGTCGCCCCCAACCTCGGCGGCGAGAGCTTCGGCATCATCCTGGTCGAGGCCATGTCGGCCGGCGCCCCGGTGCTGGCCAGCGACCTGGACGCGTTCGGCCTGGTCCTGGAGGGCGGCGCGGTCGGCCGGATGTTCCCCACCGGCGACGCCCAGGCCCTGGCCAAGGACGCGATCGAGCTCCTGGAGGACGCCGCCGAGCGCGAGCGGCTGTCGGCGGCCGCGTCGCTGGCGGTGCGGCGCTACGACTGGTCGGTGGTGGCCACCGACCTGCTGGCGGTGTACGAGATGGTGACGACGGCGCCGGCGGGGCGGTCCGCGGTGGTGGATGTGCTGAGGGTGGACGAGGCGCTGGAGCCCTGA